One stretch of Eupeodes corollae chromosome 2, idEupCoro1.1, whole genome shotgun sequence DNA includes these proteins:
- the LOC129944362 gene encoding uncharacterized protein LOC129944362 — MELHSYAKLRGYKKWTIQQKRKLVEARINYDGIFSKKSSNCVDSWKKIMNTAKLNEFNVCFVRKQWANLLAKYKVYKRTRLRQLGKNGEINDQIAREISEEWEFFYPIHSFMSKKPTNFHSYAQNPRDADENGNAHQDEDYKSEFKSSPPPFPQNTDHDFYSKSASREIQDIKMEPDESSTSNLNTSAAATSSAKPSENNNKILGQNSCSTLNSSSIKIEQPQKIVQAEHSAKKTPKKGKPSERDKYYKHKRRYDRRNERRFDALLNVFGQMVKTYFPNVDTTKLDAQSDQISTEDDNESSMSDTVCMEEDLESFCSEQSSAAEPPVSDESGL; from the exons ATGGAGCTCCACTCGTATGCGAAATTACGAGGTTACAAGAAAT GGACAATTCAACAGAAACGGAAATTAGTTGAGGCTCGGATCAATTACGATGGAATATTCTCAAAGAAATCATCAAATTGTGTTGATTCGTGGAAGAAAATCATGAACACTGCGAAATTGAATGAGTTCAATGTATGTTTCGTGCGCAAACAATGGGCCAATCTTCTGGCCAAATATAAAGTATATAAG cGAACACGACTGAgacaacttggtaaaaatggtgAAATAAATGACCAGATAGCTAGAGAAATCAGTGAGGAATGGGAATTCTTCTATCCCATTCATAGTTTCATGTCCAAGAAGCCTACAAATTTTCATTCCTATGCCCAGAATCCACGAGACGCCGATGAAAATGGCAATGCTCATCAAGACGAAGATTATAAATCTGAGTTTAAATCATCGCCACCGCCGTTTCCACAGAACACAGATCATGACTTCTATTCCAAATCGGCCAGTCGTGAGATTCAAGATATTAAAATGGAGCCAGATGAGTCTTCAACATCAAATCTAAACACCTCCGCCGCCGCAACATCATCAGCAAAACCTTCTGAGAACAACAACAAGATTTTGGGACAGAACTCTTGCAGCACCCTAAATAGTAGTAGTATAAAAATCGAGCAGCCTCAAAAGATAGTACAAGCCGAACACTCGGCCAAGAAAACCCCCAAGAAAGGGAAGCCATCGGAGAGAGATAAATACTACAAACACAAGAGACGCTATGACCGTCGAAATGAGCGGCGTTTCGATGCTCTGCTCAATGTCTTTGGCCAAATGGTGAAGACATACTTCCCAAATGTTGATACCACTAAGCTGGATGCTCAATCTGACCAAATATCGACTGAAGACGATAATGAGAGCTCAATGTCTGACACTGTTTGCATGGAGGAGGATTTGGAATCATTCTGTTCAGAGCAGTCATCGGCGGCGGAGCCACCTGTCTCCGATGAGAGTGGACTTTAA